A region of Micromonospora sp. WMMD882 DNA encodes the following proteins:
- a CDS encoding SseB family protein codes for MTEWEPATEAEAAMRDALRANDQELYFRILARTELLLPVSAEALAGQAPMGWGTWTTGGRTHVLAFTSEPALRACLGESGGANRRSPYPDLAAGWPNHEWWLAVNPGLPIEGYLPAWFVSQLSRGDVRLPGRTLGARARLERVEQIARNRAETPGPPDPAPRTPPTAPPYGSGHPPAPVPPRRSTVERLSADPTEAIRFPPAGPPRRAPEPSTRPGPEPPTQPMPESPARPGVESPAGGEPASSWLTNPRRTARPEPGPPANGQPTGRNSFFEPAPPGRSAGPAPISPLRAQDRGAPPAPPPSRPDRGVAPSRLGDPGRAFPRRRPYPSGDEPTRAFQFTDQAPGEPPPPPAAPPPAAAPPAAAAASPVAGGRSPGSTTPADQTQALPRRQPAPDPAVAEPTQALPRRTPPPPGAAEPTQPLFRASPGAGEPAGQEPTQPLFGRTPPAADGSVGAEPTQPVPHPAGPTAPFGGGPNGTAPAPEPAGSPRPRSPIVIEGTVVESRNLAGPASAYPTGGDVDQAHHVSPEPAYPAGGDADPAYHAAPGQAYPTGGPADPVAEQAHPADLAPGQAYRSDPGVAAYQAQNVGTAAPNAGPVFPTATGPTDPAPNLPTDPAPTGPTDAAAGPAGTAPVEPAGKAPVGLVDAAPTGSAEAAAAGLADVVPAGLVDAAAVGPPEPTGPPDPTGPAAPVGSADPVGPGDAAAPAGAGIGSPTGPELDFRPANEVEENLLAAVGAGSTDTFLSTLLLARVLLPVARDSAPGARPGESGFVWRTEQIDGETYVVVYTSPERLKDHAIVTVETVRVKFVQLIRRWPDERWSFAVNPGSPVGAKLPGEQIVALANWAAEVGLGDDAEPEPTPETPAVAAPVSPARYATTPEDPKRPPMMQKAVAPSQLAYYLERGYDRVSGFVHRAGEVAHLNTPARLYGALGLGYPDSPFSPDADEIYVLRWPAYRPSLYRIPYGGQNEGAMRAMEGWVIERPPFRGNGFAPGESSDVVAEFKVDSARLPHGTQLWRIGADGSERVVAVLDTDALLWRQVGEA; via the coding sequence GTGACCGAATGGGAGCCGGCCACGGAGGCCGAGGCCGCGATGCGGGACGCGTTGCGCGCCAACGACCAGGAACTCTACTTCCGGATCCTGGCCCGGACGGAGCTGCTGCTGCCGGTGTCCGCGGAGGCGCTGGCCGGGCAGGCCCCGATGGGCTGGGGCACCTGGACGACCGGTGGCCGTACCCACGTGCTCGCCTTCACCTCCGAGCCGGCCCTGCGCGCCTGCCTCGGGGAGAGCGGTGGGGCCAACCGCCGCAGCCCGTACCCCGACCTGGCTGCCGGTTGGCCCAATCACGAGTGGTGGCTGGCGGTCAACCCGGGGCTGCCGATCGAGGGTTACCTGCCCGCCTGGTTCGTCTCGCAGCTCTCCCGGGGTGACGTCCGGTTGCCGGGGCGCACCCTCGGCGCGCGGGCCCGCCTGGAACGGGTGGAGCAGATCGCCCGTAACCGTGCCGAGACGCCCGGCCCGCCGGATCCCGCCCCGCGGACCCCGCCGACCGCGCCACCGTACGGGTCGGGCCACCCGCCGGCCCCCGTGCCGCCGCGCCGGAGCACCGTCGAACGGCTGTCGGCGGACCCGACCGAGGCGATCCGGTTCCCGCCGGCCGGCCCCCCGCGCCGGGCGCCCGAGCCGTCGACACGTCCCGGGCCGGAGCCGCCGACCCAGCCGATGCCCGAGTCGCCGGCACGTCCCGGCGTCGAGTCGCCGGCCGGCGGCGAGCCGGCGTCGAGCTGGCTGACGAATCCGCGCCGGACGGCCCGCCCGGAGCCGGGCCCACCCGCCAACGGCCAGCCCACCGGCCGTAACTCCTTCTTCGAGCCGGCCCCGCCCGGGCGCAGCGCCGGCCCCGCCCCGATCTCTCCGCTGCGGGCACAGGACCGGGGCGCTCCTCCCGCGCCGCCCCCGTCGCGGCCGGACCGGGGCGTCGCGCCGTCCCGGCTGGGTGATCCGGGCCGGGCGTTTCCCCGGCGGCGGCCGTACCCCTCGGGGGACGAGCCCACCCGGGCCTTCCAGTTCACCGACCAGGCTCCCGGCGAGCCGCCCCCACCACCGGCGGCGCCTCCTCCGGCGGCGGCCCCTCCGGCGGCAGCGGCTGCGTCGCCGGTCGCCGGTGGGCGGTCCCCGGGGTCGACGACGCCTGCCGACCAGACCCAGGCGTTGCCCCGTCGGCAGCCCGCACCGGATCCGGCGGTCGCCGAGCCCACCCAGGCGTTGCCGCGCCGGACGCCGCCACCGCCCGGGGCCGCCGAACCGACCCAGCCGCTGTTCCGGGCGTCACCCGGCGCGGGTGAGCCGGCCGGTCAGGAGCCGACCCAGCCGCTGTTCGGGCGGACGCCACCCGCCGCCGACGGGTCGGTCGGAGCGGAGCCGACCCAGCCTGTCCCGCACCCCGCCGGGCCGACCGCTCCCTTCGGCGGTGGCCCGAACGGCACCGCGCCGGCCCCGGAGCCGGCCGGGTCGCCCCGACCGCGCTCGCCGATCGTCATCGAGGGCACCGTCGTCGAGTCCCGGAACCTGGCCGGTCCGGCGTCCGCGTACCCCACGGGTGGGGACGTCGACCAGGCCCACCACGTCAGCCCCGAGCCGGCGTACCCGGCGGGCGGAGACGCCGACCCGGCGTACCACGCGGCTCCCGGGCAGGCGTACCCGACGGGCGGTCCGGCGGACCCGGTCGCCGAGCAGGCGCACCCGGCGGACCTGGCTCCCGGGCAGGCGTACCGGTCGGACCCGGGCGTCGCCGCGTACCAGGCGCAGAACGTCGGAACCGCCGCGCCGAACGCCGGGCCGGTGTTCCCGACGGCGACCGGGCCGACCGACCCCGCCCCGAACCTGCCGACCGACCCCGCCCCGACCGGGCCGACCGACGCCGCGGCGGGGCCGGCCGGCACTGCCCCGGTGGAACCGGCCGGCAAAGCCCCGGTGGGGCTGGTCGACGCCGCGCCGACCGGGTCGGCCGAGGCCGCTGCGGCGGGGCTGGCCGACGTGGTCCCGGCCGGGCTGGTCGACGCCGCTGCGGTCGGGCCGCCGGAGCCGACCGGCCCGCCGGATCCCACCGGTCCCGCCGCGCCGGTCGGGTCGGCGGACCCGGTCGGGCCGGGGGACGCGGCAGCTCCGGCGGGGGCGGGCATCGGATCGCCGACCGGGCCGGAGCTCGACTTCCGTCCGGCCAACGAGGTCGAGGAGAACCTGCTCGCCGCGGTCGGCGCCGGCAGCACCGACACGTTCCTGTCCACCCTGCTCCTGGCCCGGGTGCTGCTGCCCGTCGCCCGCGACTCGGCCCCGGGCGCCCGGCCCGGCGAGAGCGGCTTCGTCTGGCGTACGGAGCAGATCGACGGGGAGACGTACGTGGTGGTCTACACCTCGCCGGAGCGGCTGAAAGACCACGCGATCGTCACCGTGGAGACGGTACGGGTCAAGTTCGTGCAGCTCATCCGGCGTTGGCCGGACGAGCGGTGGTCGTTCGCCGTGAACCCGGGCAGCCCGGTCGGCGCGAAACTCCCCGGCGAGCAGATCGTGGCCCTGGCCAACTGGGCCGCCGAGGTCGGCCTGGGCGACGACGCCGAGCCGGAGCCGACGCCGGAGACGCCGGCCGTCGCGGCGCCGGTCAGCCCCGCCCGGTACGCGACCACGCCGGAGGACCCGAAGCGACCGCCGATGATGCAGAAGGCGGTCGCGCCCAGCCAGCTCGCCTACTACCTGGAGCGGGGCTACGACCGGGTCTCCGGGTTCGTGCACCGGGCCGGCGAGGTGGCCCACCTGAACACCCCGGCGCGGCTGTACGGGGCGCTCGGGCTCGGCTACCCGGACTCCCCGTTCTCCCCGGACGCCGACGAGATCTACGTGCTGCGTTGGCCGGCGTACCGGCCGAGCCTCTACCGGATCCCGTACGGCGGGCAGAACGAGGGCGCGATGCGGGCCATGGAGGGCTGGGTCATCGAGCGCCCGCCGTTCCGGGGCAACGGGTTCGCCCCCGGCGAGAGCAGCGACGTGGTGGCCGAGTTCAAGGTGGACAGCGCCCGGTTGCCGCACGGCACGCAGCTCTGGCGGATCGGCGCGGACGGCAGCGAGCGGGTGGTCGCGGTCCTCGACACCGACGCCCTGCTCTGGCGACAGGTCGGGGAAGCATGA
- the mycP gene encoding type VII secretion-associated serine protease mycosin: MPRPSPRPVAAGLATVIVTVLTATPGAAAPSCPSPLTPSRPVSEAPWSQQRYAPDRLAPLATGDGTRVAVVDSGVDRRHPQLRGRILGGADFLDRGDDGRRDCVGHGTGVASIIAAGPGSGIAFRGLAPDARILPVRVSEQQVVDGRESGRTVSAKVFAEAIRWAVDHDADVLNLSVVLYADDPAVRAAIGYAVERDVVVVAAAGNLHDNGDPRPYPAAYDGVLGVGAIAADGSRADFSQVGAYVDVVAPGSDVLMAAPGQGHRRADGTSYATPFVAATAALLREYRPELTAGEVARRIVATADPAPGRHAGYGAGVLNPYRAVTGTGPGGAGRGRPVEGLPADRADPALVARDERRADARRRALLAAAVAAVGVTVALVAALVLPRGSRRRWRPADPADR; the protein is encoded by the coding sequence ATGCCCCGCCCGAGTCCGCGTCCGGTCGCCGCCGGGCTGGCCACCGTCATTGTGACCGTACTGACGGCCACTCCGGGCGCCGCCGCGCCGAGCTGCCCCTCGCCGCTGACCCCGAGCCGGCCGGTGAGCGAAGCTCCCTGGTCGCAGCAACGATACGCCCCCGACCGGCTGGCCCCGCTCGCCACCGGGGACGGGACCCGCGTCGCCGTCGTCGACTCCGGGGTCGACCGTCGGCACCCGCAGTTGCGGGGGCGGATCCTCGGCGGGGCGGACTTCCTGGACCGGGGCGACGACGGTCGGCGGGACTGCGTCGGGCACGGCACCGGCGTGGCGAGCATCATCGCCGCCGGACCCGGCTCGGGGATCGCCTTCCGGGGGCTGGCCCCCGACGCCCGGATCCTCCCGGTACGGGTCAGCGAGCAGCAGGTGGTCGACGGCCGCGAGTCGGGGCGTACGGTCAGCGCGAAGGTCTTCGCCGAGGCCATCCGGTGGGCGGTGGACCACGACGCCGACGTGCTCAACCTCTCCGTGGTCCTGTACGCGGACGACCCGGCCGTCCGGGCGGCGATCGGGTACGCCGTCGAGCGGGACGTGGTGGTGGTCGCCGCCGCCGGGAACCTGCACGACAACGGTGACCCGCGCCCCTACCCGGCCGCCTACGACGGGGTGCTCGGGGTGGGCGCGATCGCCGCCGACGGCTCCCGGGCGGACTTCTCCCAGGTCGGCGCCTACGTCGACGTGGTGGCCCCGGGCAGCGACGTGCTGATGGCCGCGCCGGGGCAGGGTCACCGCCGGGCCGACGGCACGAGTTACGCCACCCCGTTCGTGGCGGCCACCGCCGCGCTGCTGCGCGAGTACCGGCCGGAGCTGACCGCCGGCGAGGTGGCCCGGCGCATCGTGGCCACCGCCGACCCCGCCCCGGGGCGGCACGCCGGCTACGGCGCGGGGGTGCTCAACCCGTACCGGGCGGTCACCGGGACCGGCCCGGGCGGCGCCGGACGGGGCCGTCCGGTCGAGGGCCTGCCGGCGGACCGGGCCGACCCGGCGCTGGTCGCGCGGGACGAGCGGCGGGCCGACGCGCGGCGGCGGGCGCTGCTGGCCGCCGCCGTCGCCGCCGTCGGCGTGACCGTCGCGCTGGTGGCGGCGTTGGTGCTGCCCCGAGGGTCACGCCGCCGCTGGCGTCCCGCCGACCCGGCGGACCGCTGA
- a CDS encoding WXG100 family type VII secretion target produces the protein MNDGVLVVNFAALQQAGADIQRALNTLDSQLGQLERDAAPLVASWSGDAKEAYAQRQARWRSASQDLQSMLRDIKVAVDDSAADYLNTEKRNINLFQ, from the coding sequence ATGAACGACGGTGTGCTGGTCGTCAACTTCGCCGCGCTGCAACAGGCCGGCGCGGACATCCAGCGGGCGCTGAACACGCTGGATTCGCAGCTCGGCCAGTTGGAGCGGGACGCCGCCCCGCTGGTGGCGAGCTGGTCCGGTGACGCCAAGGAGGCGTACGCCCAGCGTCAGGCCCGCTGGCGGTCGGCCTCACAGGACCTCCAGTCGATGCTGCGCGACATCAAGGTCGCGGTGGACGACTCCGCCGCCGACTACCTCAACACCGAGAAGCGCAACATCAACCTGTTCCAGTGA
- a CDS encoding WXG100 family type VII secretion target, producing MSQTQAEAAVMQQTAAKFEQVDQSLQTMLSQMMAELEVLQQAWRGAGGRSFEQVKQQWSQDQSALHRALRETAQAIRTAGTQYDTSDSEAAGRVTNTNRGIQLPL from the coding sequence GTGTCCCAGACCCAGGCGGAAGCCGCGGTGATGCAGCAGACCGCCGCGAAGTTCGAGCAGGTCGACCAGTCGTTGCAGACGATGCTGAGTCAGATGATGGCCGAGCTGGAGGTGTTGCAGCAGGCCTGGCGGGGCGCCGGCGGCCGGTCGTTCGAGCAGGTCAAGCAGCAGTGGTCACAGGACCAGTCGGCGTTGCACCGGGCCCTGCGGGAGACCGCCCAGGCGATCCGCACCGCCGGCACGCAGTACGACACGTCGGACTCCGAGGCGGCCGGTCGGGTCACCAACACCAACCGCGGCATCCAGTTGCCGCTGTAG
- the eccE gene encoding type VII secretion protein EccE produces the protein MFGVRAGQVVAAQVAVALVAAALGRGALVTAGAVLVALVLLAVAWVRLRGRWLFEWLVIAVAHLTRRRGLPPGVGPAAVLGLVAPDASVRGAELAGDPAAVVADADGLTALLELLDPGGPLGDGARELPGPAALLPPVGPDTPPLRVQLVLSGSPAPAPGAGGSKVATSYRQLTDGRLPARERAVLAVRALRVDGWSDEDLRRALSGAVRKVTRRLAPFTVRPLGPAAALRVLGELAHHDGDHPVRESWPGLRLGGLAQSTFRLRRWPDLGGDGGRQLVPRLLGLPAAAVTVALCAGPRGTDPAVTPVELSVRLAADTPAELSAAEQALRRLVGGVGGEVRRLDGYQSPGFAATLPLARAGRGPALPVGRLDALELPFGTAGLMIGANRHGGAVTLRIFRPEATRLVLVGGVPAAQLLGLRAMALGARVVVQTTRPRAWEPFLRGVGVPGGAIAVVPPGRPVDAFAGSPLRPLLLVVDAGPVAADAAPGPGWQATLVVRDELTPADGDALARADLAVLQPLDPTEAALAGGALGLGGSAEWLTRIRPEMVAVVNRRALRWALLSPTPIEAQLVGPPARR, from the coding sequence GTGTTCGGCGTACGGGCCGGGCAGGTCGTCGCCGCCCAGGTGGCGGTCGCCCTGGTCGCCGCCGCCCTGGGCCGGGGGGCGCTGGTCACCGCCGGGGCCGTGCTGGTCGCCCTGGTCCTGCTGGCGGTGGCCTGGGTACGGCTGCGCGGTCGGTGGCTGTTCGAGTGGCTGGTGATCGCCGTCGCCCACCTCACCCGGCGGCGGGGGCTGCCACCGGGCGTCGGCCCGGCCGCGGTGCTGGGCCTGGTCGCGCCGGACGCCTCGGTGCGCGGCGCGGAGCTGGCCGGTGACCCGGCCGCCGTGGTCGCCGACGCGGACGGCCTGACCGCCCTGCTGGAGCTTCTCGACCCGGGCGGCCCGCTCGGGGACGGCGCGCGGGAGCTGCCCGGTCCGGCGGCGCTGCTGCCCCCGGTCGGCCCGGACACTCCCCCGCTGCGCGTCCAGCTCGTGCTCTCCGGCTCCCCGGCGCCCGCGCCCGGGGCGGGCGGCAGCAAGGTGGCGACGTCGTACCGGCAGCTCACCGACGGGCGGCTGCCCGCGCGGGAACGCGCGGTGCTGGCCGTCCGGGCGCTGCGGGTGGACGGCTGGTCCGACGAGGACCTGCGGCGGGCGCTCTCCGGCGCGGTCCGCAAGGTGACCCGACGGCTCGCCCCGTTCACCGTCCGCCCGCTCGGCCCGGCCGCCGCGCTGCGCGTACTCGGGGAACTGGCCCACCACGACGGCGACCACCCCGTACGGGAAAGCTGGCCGGGGTTGCGTCTGGGGGGTCTGGCGCAGTCGACCTTCCGGTTGCGTCGCTGGCCCGACCTGGGCGGCGACGGCGGTCGGCAGCTCGTGCCGAGGCTGCTCGGGCTGCCCGCCGCCGCGGTCACCGTCGCGCTCTGCGCCGGCCCCCGGGGCACCGACCCGGCCGTGACGCCTGTCGAGTTGTCGGTGCGGCTGGCCGCCGACACGCCGGCGGAGCTGTCCGCCGCCGAGCAGGCGCTGCGCCGGCTGGTCGGCGGGGTGGGCGGCGAGGTGCGCCGGCTCGACGGGTACCAGTCGCCGGGCTTCGCCGCGACCCTGCCGCTGGCCCGGGCCGGGCGGGGTCCGGCCCTGCCGGTCGGCCGGCTCGACGCGCTGGAGCTGCCGTTCGGCACGGCCGGGCTGATGATCGGCGCGAACCGGCACGGCGGCGCGGTCACCCTGCGGATCTTCCGGCCGGAAGCCACCCGGCTGGTGCTGGTCGGGGGGGTGCCGGCCGCGCAGTTGCTCGGGTTGCGGGCGATGGCGCTGGGCGCCCGGGTGGTGGTGCAGACCACCCGCCCCCGGGCCTGGGAGCCGTTCCTGCGGGGGGTCGGGGTGCCGGGAGGCGCGATCGCGGTCGTCCCGCCCGGTCGGCCGGTGGACGCGTTCGCCGGGTCGCCGCTGCGCCCGCTGCTGCTGGTGGTGGACGCCGGGCCGGTGGCCGCCGACGCCGCGCCCGGGCCGGGCTGGCAGGCGACCCTGGTGGTCCGGGACGAGTTGACCCCGGCCGACGGGGACGCGCTCGCCCGGGCCGACCTGGCGGTGCTGCAACCGCTGGACCCGACCGAGGCCGCCCTCGCCGGCGGCGCGCTCGGGCTGGGCGGCTCGGCCGAGTGGCTGACCCGCATCCGGCCGGAGATGGTGGCGGTGGTGAACCGGCGGGCGTTGCGGTGGGCGCTGCTGTCCCCCACCCCGATCGAGGCGCAACTGGTCGGCCCGCCGGCCCGCCGCTGA
- a CDS encoding phage holin family protein, with product MADMKSLLIRLGSTVLALWLATLVVPGIAVEAGSTVETVVTLLLVSVIFGVVNAVLQPIIKTVGCGFYLLTLGLIALLVNGLLFLLTGWIAGQAGLPFEVDGFWPAAVLGALLVGVVTWLLGVLLDRE from the coding sequence ATCGCCGACATGAAATCTCTGCTGATCCGGCTGGGCAGCACGGTGCTGGCGCTCTGGCTGGCCACCCTGGTCGTTCCCGGGATCGCGGTGGAAGCCGGCTCGACCGTCGAGACGGTGGTGACCCTGCTCCTCGTGTCGGTGATCTTCGGCGTGGTCAACGCCGTGCTCCAGCCGATCATCAAGACCGTGGGCTGCGGCTTCTACCTGCTGACCCTGGGCCTGATCGCGCTGCTGGTCAACGGGCTGCTGTTCCTGCTCACCGGGTGGATCGCCGGCCAGGCCGGGCTGCCGTTCGAGGTGGACGGCTTCTGGCCGGCGGCGGTGCTCGGCGCGCTGCTCGTGGGCGTGGTCACCTGGCTGCTCGGCGTCCTCCTGGACCGGGAGTGA
- a CDS encoding GNAT family N-acetyltransferase — MLTLTRADGYQLCADPARLDLDRVHRWLSSDAYWALGRDRETVARAFANSIGFGVYRPSDGAQVAVARVVTDRATFAWLCDVYVDPVERGRGLGGWLAGAVRDHLTDLGVRRILLATLDAHGVYAAAGFTPLPRPEWWMQLDRRDES, encoded by the coding sequence GTGCTGACCCTGACCCGCGCCGACGGCTACCAGCTCTGCGCCGACCCGGCGCGCCTCGACCTGGACCGCGTGCACCGCTGGCTCTCCAGCGACGCGTACTGGGCGCTCGGGCGGGACCGGGAGACGGTGGCCCGCGCGTTCGCCAACTCCATCGGGTTCGGCGTCTACCGGCCGTCCGACGGAGCCCAGGTGGCGGTGGCCCGGGTTGTCACCGACCGGGCCACCTTCGCCTGGCTCTGCGACGTCTACGTCGATCCGGTCGAGCGGGGCCGCGGGCTGGGCGGCTGGCTGGCCGGCGCGGTCCGCGACCACCTGACCGACCTCGGGGTACGGCGGATCCTGCTGGCCACCCTGGACGCGCACGGCGTGTACGCGGCGGCCGGGTTCACCCCGCTGCCCCGGCCCGAGTGGTGGATGCAACTGGACCGGCGCGACGAGTCGTGA
- the rarD gene encoding EamA family transporter RarD, which translates to MTGSRVGYLYALGAYLAWGFYPLYLRLLRPTGPVEVLAHRIVWSMVVLALLLAALRRAAVLRDLLRRPRALAGVTVAAVLIAVNWGVYTYGVDSEQVVETALGYFVNPLVSVLLGVAVLRERMRPAQWVAVGVGGLAVAVLTADYGRPPWLALVLALSFGGYGLVKKRLALPAAEGMFVETAVLVLPAVGWLGWLLFSGGLTFGRVSAGHTALLVLTGAVTAGPLLCFAGAANRLPLTTLGMMQYLTPTLQLGCAVLVFREPMPPARLAGFALVWAALVVFSVDALRQARQRPRGPDPAREQAVPLPTR; encoded by the coding sequence GTGACCGGGTCACGGGTCGGCTACCTGTACGCCCTCGGGGCGTACCTGGCGTGGGGTTTCTACCCGCTGTACCTGCGGCTGCTCCGGCCGACCGGGCCGGTCGAGGTGCTCGCCCACCGGATCGTCTGGTCGATGGTGGTGCTCGCGCTGCTGCTGGCCGCGCTGCGCCGGGCCGCCGTGCTGCGGGATCTGCTGCGCCGGCCCCGGGCGCTGGCCGGCGTCACCGTCGCCGCCGTGCTGATCGCCGTCAACTGGGGCGTCTACACGTACGGCGTGGACAGCGAGCAGGTGGTGGAGACCGCCCTCGGCTACTTCGTCAACCCGCTGGTGTCGGTGCTGCTCGGGGTGGCCGTGCTGCGGGAGCGGATGCGTCCGGCGCAGTGGGTGGCGGTCGGCGTCGGCGGGCTGGCCGTGGCGGTGCTCACCGCCGACTACGGGCGTCCGCCGTGGCTGGCGCTCGTCCTGGCGCTCAGCTTCGGCGGGTACGGCCTGGTCAAGAAGCGGCTGGCGCTGCCCGCCGCCGAGGGGATGTTCGTCGAGACGGCCGTGCTGGTGCTGCCCGCCGTCGGCTGGCTCGGCTGGCTGCTGTTCTCCGGCGGGCTGACGTTCGGTCGGGTGTCGGCCGGGCACACCGCGCTGCTGGTGCTGACCGGCGCGGTCACCGCCGGGCCGCTGCTCTGTTTCGCCGGGGCGGCCAACCGGCTGCCGCTGACCACGCTGGGCATGATGCAGTACCTCACCCCGACCCTCCAGCTCGGCTGCGCGGTGCTGGTCTTCCGGGAGCCGATGCCACCGGCCCGGCTCGCCGGGTTCGCGCTGGTCTGGGCGGCGCTCGTGGTGTTCAGCGTGGACGCGCTCCGACAGGCCCGTCAGCGCCCCCGGGGCCCCGACCCGGCCCGGGAGCAGGCCGTGCCGCTCCCGACCCGCTGA
- a CDS encoding zf-HC2 domain-containing protein: MTGCEFAHDDGAYVLGALSPAERAAYERHLAGCAACRDAVAELAVLPGLLGRLDPAEVAGLVPPPERSGVPALLTAAARSRRAERRRARWRYAVTALTAAVFTLVVGAGLTALRPGDQGGDGVRMAAMRPVAGVAPVHAEIGLTGTGWGTEVRLRCGYDARPDHHRAYVFRLVAYGPDGVSEQIGSWVAAPGDEVRLTGTTRFTDAELARLELLRADGTPVLGYDVR; this comes from the coding sequence ATGACCGGCTGCGAGTTCGCGCACGACGACGGCGCGTACGTGCTCGGCGCGCTCTCCCCGGCCGAACGGGCCGCCTACGAGCGGCACCTGGCCGGCTGCGCGGCCTGCCGGGACGCGGTCGCCGAGCTCGCCGTCCTGCCGGGGCTGCTCGGTCGGCTGGACCCGGCCGAGGTGGCCGGGCTGGTGCCGCCGCCGGAGCGGTCCGGGGTGCCCGCGCTGCTCACCGCCGCGGCCCGGTCCCGCCGCGCAGAGCGCCGCCGGGCCCGCTGGCGGTACGCGGTGACGGCGCTGACCGCCGCGGTGTTCACCCTGGTGGTGGGGGCCGGGTTGACCGCCCTGCGGCCGGGCGACCAGGGCGGCGACGGGGTCCGCATGGCCGCCATGCGCCCGGTGGCCGGCGTCGCCCCGGTGCACGCCGAGATCGGGCTCACCGGCACCGGATGGGGCACCGAGGTCCGGCTGCGGTGCGGGTACGACGCCCGCCCCGACCACCACAGGGCGTACGTCTTCCGGCTCGTCGCGTACGGCCCGGACGGCGTGTCGGAGCAGATCGGGTCGTGGGTGGCCGCGCCCGGCGACGAGGTCCGGCTGACCGGGACGACCCGGTTCACCGACGCCGAGCTGGCCCGGCTGGAGCTGCTCCGGGCCGACGGCACCCCGGTCCTCGGCTACGACGTCCGCTGA
- a CDS encoding sigma-70 family RNA polymerase sigma factor, producing MLRALHDEHADALYAHALRLVDGDRQRAEDLVQETLLRAWRHPAALDPERGSVRAWLFTTARNLAIDAWRRRSTRVGEIVTDELPEPAETVDETDRAVETWLVAEALARLSPAHREVLVECFYQGRSVAEAAARLGVPPGTVKSRTHYALRSLRLALAEMGVTG from the coding sequence CTGCTCCGCGCGCTGCACGACGAGCACGCCGACGCGCTCTACGCGCACGCCCTGCGGCTGGTCGACGGGGACCGGCAGCGCGCCGAGGACCTGGTGCAGGAGACCCTGCTGCGGGCCTGGCGGCACCCGGCGGCCCTGGACCCGGAGCGGGGTTCGGTGCGCGCCTGGCTGTTCACCACCGCCCGCAACCTGGCCATCGACGCCTGGCGGCGGCGGTCCACAAGGGTCGGCGAGATCGTCACCGACGAGCTGCCGGAGCCGGCGGAGACCGTCGACGAGACCGACCGCGCGGTGGAGACCTGGCTGGTGGCCGAGGCGTTGGCCCGGCTCAGCCCGGCCCACCGGGAGGTCCTGGTGGAGTGCTTCTACCAGGGGCGGTCGGTGGCGGAGGCGGCGGCCCGGCTGGGCGTTCCGCCGGGCACGGTCAAGTCCCGCACCCACTACGCGCTGCGCTCACTACGGTTGGCGCTGGCCGAGATGGGGGTGACGGGATGA